From the genome of Abditibacteriaceae bacterium, one region includes:
- a CDS encoding ATP-binding protein, whose translation MLQFNRASKKSAKLRLALIGPAGAGKTYSALAVASHLEGPVAVVDTERGSASKYSDSFEFDVLELESHSPQTYIEAIQAAEEAGYKTLIIDSLSHAWTGKEGALSQVDRLARRSQTGNTFGAWRDVTPMHNAMVEAIVSARMNIIATMRAKTEYVQEKNEKTGKTTVRKIGLAPVQRDGLEYEFDVVADLDQDNNCIIGKTRCPALAGQVFPKAGRDLARQLNAWLSDGTTGPVGENQNRPAVRPEFAAAIAEPAKPAKAEAPKAPAKSAPSGEIVPGTNYDDVFGDDDLPVLCKCGLEAKFVRGKSGAGWVCGNEDAATACDFRQRESVAAAA comes from the coding sequence ATGTTGCAATTCAACAGAGCGTCTAAGAAATCGGCCAAGCTGCGACTGGCCTTAATTGGGCCTGCAGGCGCGGGCAAAACCTACTCGGCGCTTGCCGTCGCCAGCCATCTGGAAGGGCCAGTTGCGGTTGTCGATACCGAACGCGGCTCGGCTTCCAAATACTCCGATTCGTTTGAATTCGATGTTCTCGAACTCGAATCGCATTCGCCGCAAACTTACATCGAAGCGATTCAGGCCGCCGAAGAAGCGGGCTACAAAACCCTGATTATCGATTCGCTGTCGCACGCGTGGACGGGTAAGGAAGGCGCACTTTCGCAGGTTGATCGCCTCGCGCGTCGTTCGCAAACCGGCAATACCTTCGGCGCATGGCGCGACGTGACGCCGATGCACAACGCGATGGTCGAAGCCATCGTTTCGGCGCGCATGAACATCATCGCGACAATGCGTGCGAAAACCGAATACGTGCAGGAAAAGAACGAGAAAACCGGTAAAACGACGGTTCGTAAAATTGGTCTGGCGCCGGTTCAGCGCGACGGACTGGAGTACGAATTCGACGTCGTCGCCGATTTGGATCAGGACAACAACTGCATTATCGGCAAAACGCGCTGTCCGGCGCTTGCAGGTCAGGTCTTCCCTAAAGCGGGCCGCGACCTCGCGCGCCAACTCAACGCATGGCTTTCCGACGGAACGACTGGGCCGGTCGGCGAGAATCAGAATCGTCCAGCAGTTCGCCCCGAATTCGCAGCAGCGATTGCCGAACCGGCGAAGCCCGCGAAAGCGGAAGCGCCCAAAGCTCCGGCGAAAAGTGCGCCGAGCGGTGAAATCGTGCCGGGCACTAATTACGACGATGTCTTCGGCGACGACGATTTGCCGGTCTTGTGCAAGTGCGGTTTGGAAGCGAAGTTTGTTCGCGGAAAAAGCGGTGCTGGCTGGGTTTGCGGCAACGAAGACGCTGCGACTGCGTGCGACTTCCGCCAGCGCGAAAGCGTTGCAGCAGCAGCCTAA